Proteins co-encoded in one Papaver somniferum cultivar HN1 chromosome 5, ASM357369v1, whole genome shotgun sequence genomic window:
- the LOC113283192 gene encoding receptor homology region, transmembrane domain- and RING domain-containing protein 2-like yields the protein MKGVSVVYLFLFLYISFSLMVGTVTSNVLLPGRNFSLSFEDIEANFAPSVKSSGVCGKLYIAEPLDACSPLKNKINQTDGSLPFVLIVRGGCTFEDKVRRAQIAGFKTAIVYDDADDDALVAMAGSSDGIKIHAVFIGKHSGEVLKKYGLSPGIMIWIIPSFENSAWSIMAISFISLLAMSAVLATCFFVRRHRIRRERPRGPNVREFHGMSSRLVKAMPSLIFTSVLEDNCTSVTCAICLEDYSVGEKLRVLPCRHKFHAACVDAWLTSWRTFCPVCKRDAKTASGNLPASERTPLLSTDPASPSSSVGSSSTRYSFASSSSAIQIGNGSLRSPSVSRGHSLSGTPYMPQSYRSYRNSPSTMSPSRSSVDLRNASMSQRSHASHLISGHSLGYPSLSSLNSRYISPYIPSSSNASPSFHGSSGLYPSLLHCSESAASISPFTSAHSLPGS from the exons ATGAAAGGAGTATCAGTAGtttatctctttctcttcttgtATATTTCTTTTTCTCTCATGGTTGGTACAGTCACTTCAAATGTTCTCTTACCTGGAAGGAATTTCAGTCTCTCGTTCGAAGACATCGAAGCTAACTTTG CTCCATCTGTCAAATCATCTGGTGTATGTGGAAAATTGTATATCGCTGAACCACTTGATGCCTGTTCTCCGTTAAAGAATAAAATTAATCAGACGGATGGTTCGTTACCTTTTGTTTTGATTGTTAGAGGTGGTTGCACTTTTGAAGATAAAGTGAGAAGAGCTCAAATTGCGGGGTTCAAAACTGCTATTGTTTATGATGATGCGGATGATGATGCTTTAGTTGCAA TGGCGGGAAGTTCAGACGGCATTAAAATTCATGCTGTTTTTATTGGCAAACACTCGGGAGAAGTACTCAAAAAGTATGGACTTTCCCCAGGAATAATGATATGGATCATTCCCTCATTTGAAAACTCAGCATGGTCAATCATGGCAATTTCTTTCATATCATTGCTTGCCATGTCTGCTGTTCTTGCTACTTGTTTCTTCGTTCGTAGACACCGCATAAGGCGAGAAAGACCAAGAGGTCCTAATGTTCGGGAGTTTCATGGAATGAGTAGCCGCTTGGTGAAAGCAATGCCGAGTCTGATATTCACTTCAGTTTTAGAAGATAATTGTACTTCAGTAACGTGTGCTATATGCCTCGAAGACTATTCAGTTGGAGAGAAGCTCAGAGTACTTCCATGTCGTCACA AGTTCCATGCTGCTTGTGTGGATGCTTGGCTCACCTCTTGGAGAACATTTTGTCCAGTATGTAAGCGTGATGCGAAGACCGCCAGCGGTAATCTTCCAGCGTCAGAGCGGACTCCTTTGCTCTCAACAGATCCAGCCTCTCCTTCATCATCTGTTGGTTCTTCATCTACCAGATATTCGTTTGCATCGTCGTCATCAGCAATACAAATTGGTAATGGATCATTGCGGTCCCCGTCAGTTTCGCGTGGTCACTCTCTTTCTGGCACTCCTTATATGCCACAATCCTACAGATCTTATAGAAACTCACCTTCCACAATGAGTCCAAGTAGAAGCTCAGTAGATCTTAGAAATGCTTCTATGTCTCAAAGATCTCATGCATCCCACCTAATATCTGGCCACTCTTTAGGCTATCCTTCTTTATCATCTCTAAATTCACGATACATATCTCCATACATTCCTAGTTCAAGCAATGCCTCTCCAAGTTTCCATGGGTCTTCTGGTCTGTATCCAAGCCTTTTGCATTGTAGTGAGTCAGCAGCAAGCATTTCTCCTTTTACTTCTGCTCACTCTCTCCCTGGGAGTTGA